In Myxococcus stipitatus, the following are encoded in one genomic region:
- a CDS encoding alpha-2-macroglobulin family protein, with protein sequence MKRTVIVGAVCLVIGFGLAVFLAGGLRRVLGSPAYALAEDDASEQYARLLISPAAQEPSNEEALEGAAPPPPPPPPVVGGFVPKEMKSVADGAPGSGGEDFGKGGTGEEKPAPEGAPSRAWFPETFLFEPLVVTDASGMATLPVRVPDRLTRWRVLALAHSRSGAQAGAVTGFVGTLPTYVDPVLPAFLRAGDVARVPVQVVNTTDAAVEAPLKLDATGVTVEGTLRTVRVPARGSVVEYVTVRASGPGPGAVRAALGDADRVERSLEVWPTGKPVVQTRGGTLAAPRTLSLTGPAEAQPGSERIRLQVYPGGLGVLRSELASAGGRSSSEDVAYALLLAGRMPELLTALGEPAAAAMVTSALSGKAGRLTTSQSPEGLLVDGEAVRVLVAQSTQRALRLSRAPDVASAALLVEGALLHPNNPVLARLGERLAGVVAAAQRPDGTCQGGDGWSLQRLLVATADCAQAVASAGGTPAGFRRSARFTTLAAGALERNRAHVKDGYTAAALLASGLAKGALRDSLRAQVRDALKTREDGSAYLPVETGVVAANGESPSEAEATALAVLGLEGDEKAPLADLGTSLLSRYRPAEGWGGGRANRVALRAVVTLFKAPLPSRVRVVLERDGQVVTEGTYDAQALREVRVLEASAVGSAGAHAWTVRAEPAVPGLGYSLMLSAAVPWKREGPDGGELVIDSPREARVGQPVEVAVRVSTPAGLALELKHSLPVGVQVDPTSLDALVAEGSVSSWTSEDGAVTLKLPRREPGDSFQETFRVIPTLAGTFQTGASWLWGENRLLEISYVPPATWTVR encoded by the coding sequence ATGAAGCGCACGGTCATCGTCGGAGCGGTGTGCCTCGTCATCGGGTTTGGCCTGGCGGTGTTCCTGGCGGGGGGCTTGCGTCGTGTCCTCGGTTCGCCCGCGTACGCGCTGGCGGAGGATGACGCGTCAGAGCAATACGCACGCCTCCTCATCTCGCCCGCCGCGCAGGAGCCAAGCAACGAGGAGGCCCTGGAGGGTGCTGCTCCGCCCCCACCACCGCCTCCGCCTGTTGTGGGCGGATTCGTGCCCAAGGAGATGAAGAGCGTCGCCGATGGGGCGCCGGGTTCAGGCGGCGAAGACTTCGGCAAGGGGGGCACCGGCGAGGAGAAGCCCGCTCCGGAAGGGGCACCGAGCCGCGCCTGGTTCCCGGAGACGTTCCTCTTCGAGCCGCTGGTGGTGACGGACGCGTCCGGCATGGCCACGCTTCCGGTGCGCGTGCCGGACCGGCTCACCCGTTGGCGGGTGCTGGCGCTGGCCCACTCCCGGTCTGGAGCACAGGCGGGCGCGGTGACGGGGTTCGTGGGGACGTTGCCCACGTATGTGGACCCGGTGTTGCCGGCCTTCCTGCGCGCGGGCGACGTGGCGCGTGTTCCGGTGCAGGTGGTGAACACGACGGACGCGGCCGTGGAGGCGCCGCTGAAGCTCGATGCGACGGGGGTGACGGTGGAAGGCACCCTTCGCACGGTGCGAGTGCCCGCGCGTGGCAGCGTGGTGGAGTACGTGACGGTGCGGGCCTCGGGGCCGGGGCCTGGCGCGGTGCGCGCGGCGCTGGGAGACGCGGACCGGGTGGAGCGCTCCCTGGAGGTGTGGCCCACGGGGAAGCCGGTGGTGCAGACGCGCGGCGGTACGTTGGCGGCGCCGCGCACGCTGTCCCTCACCGGGCCCGCGGAGGCACAGCCGGGCAGTGAGCGAATCCGGTTGCAGGTGTATCCGGGTGGTCTGGGCGTGTTGCGCTCGGAGTTGGCGTCGGCGGGTGGGCGCTCGAGTTCGGAGGACGTGGCGTATGCGTTGCTCCTCGCGGGACGCATGCCGGAGTTGTTGACGGCGCTGGGCGAGCCCGCGGCGGCGGCGATGGTGACGTCGGCCCTCTCCGGCAAGGCGGGACGTCTGACGACGTCGCAGTCTCCGGAGGGCCTGCTCGTGGATGGCGAGGCGGTGCGAGTGCTCGTGGCGCAGTCGACGCAGCGCGCGCTGCGGTTGAGCCGTGCGCCGGACGTGGCGTCGGCGGCCCTGCTGGTGGAGGGGGCGTTGCTCCATCCGAACAACCCGGTGCTGGCGCGCCTGGGCGAGCGGCTCGCGGGAGTGGTGGCGGCAGCGCAGCGTCCGGACGGCACGTGTCAGGGTGGCGATGGCTGGTCGCTGCAGCGGTTGCTGGTTGCGACGGCGGATTGTGCCCAGGCGGTGGCCTCGGCGGGGGGAACACCCGCGGGCTTTCGCCGCTCGGCTCGCTTCACCACGCTGGCGGCGGGGGCGCTGGAGCGCAACCGGGCGCACGTGAAGGATGGCTACACGGCGGCGGCGCTGCTCGCGAGCGGGCTGGCCAAGGGCGCGCTGCGGGATTCGTTGCGGGCCCAGGTTCGCGACGCGCTGAAGACCCGCGAGGATGGCTCCGCGTACCTGCCCGTGGAGACAGGCGTGGTGGCGGCGAACGGTGAGTCACCCTCGGAGGCGGAGGCCACCGCGTTGGCGGTGCTGGGGCTGGAGGGGGATGAGAAGGCGCCGCTGGCGGACCTCGGGACGTCGTTGCTCTCGCGCTATCGTCCGGCCGAGGGCTGGGGTGGCGGGCGGGCGAACCGCGTGGCGCTGCGCGCGGTGGTGACGCTCTTCAAGGCGCCGCTGCCTTCGCGGGTGCGGGTGGTGTTGGAGCGCGATGGCCAGGTGGTGACGGAGGGGACGTACGACGCCCAGGCGCTGCGCGAGGTGCGGGTGCTGGAGGCCTCGGCGGTGGGTTCGGCGGGAGCTCATGCGTGGACGGTGAGGGCGGAGCCCGCGGTGCCCGGCCTGGGGTACTCGTTGATGTTGTCCGCGGCGGTGCCGTGGAAGCGCGAGGGGCCCGATGGTGGAGAACTGGTCATCGACTCGCCTCGCGAGGCACGGGTGGGGCAGCCGGTGGAGGTCGCGGTGCGGGTGTCGACTCCAGCTGGACTCGCGCTGGAGCTGAAGCACAGCCTGCCCGTGGGCGTGCAGGTGGACCCCACGAGCCTGGATGCACTGGTGGCCGAGGGGAGCGTCTCCTCGTGGACGTCCGAGGATGGCGCGGTGACGCTGAAGCTGCCGCGTCGTGAGCCGGGTGACTCCTTCCAGGAGACGTTCCGCGTCATCCCCACCCTCGCGGGCACGTTCCAGACGGGGGCCTCCTGGCTGTGGGGAGAGAATCGTCTGCTCGAAATCTCCTACGTACCTCCCGCTACCTGGACGGTGCGCTGA